The proteins below come from a single Miscanthus floridulus cultivar M001 chromosome 1, ASM1932011v1, whole genome shotgun sequence genomic window:
- the LOC136540261 gene encoding nucleoside diphosphate kinase 1, with translation MESTFIMIKPDGVQRGLIGEIISRFEKKGFYLKALKLVNVERSFAQKHYADLSSKPFFQGLVDYIISSPVVAMVWEGKSVVTTGRKIIGATNPLASEPGTIRSDFAVDIGRNVIHGSDSIESANKEIALWFPEGLADWQSSQHPWIYEK, from the exons ATGGAGAGCACCTTCATCATGATCAAGCCTGACGGCGTCCAGAGGGGCCTC ATTGGTGAGATCATCAGCCGTTTCGAGAAGAAGGGCTTCTACCTCAAGG CCTTGAAGCTTGTGAACGTGGAGAGGTCGTTCGCCCAGAAGCACTACGCTGATCTGTCCTCCAAGCCCTTCTTCCAGGGCCTAGTGGACTACATCATCTCTAGCCCTGTGGTGGCCATGGTCTGGGAGGGCAAGAGCGTCGTCACAACTGGACGCAAGATCATCGGCGCCACCAACCCCCTGGCTTCTGAGCCCGGCACCATCCGTAGTGACTTCGCTGTCGACATTGGCAG GAATGTCATTCATGGAAGTGATAGCATTGAGAGTGCTAACAAGGAGATTGCTCTTTGGTTCCCCGAGGGCCTCGCTGATTGGCAGAGCAGCCAGCACCCCTGGATCTACGAGAAGTAA
- the LOC136540252 gene encoding PRA1 family protein D-like, which produces MGAAGAIRRAAASVVDRACAGARGFRRALARFAPRPSAFGPAADAEAAAVRAVRNLRTFRFHYAVLQWVLLLATLAPRHRASVVFLMAASKGLLVYGGLLRAFPNSALLRRLLDRRLVAAVFVALVLADIVAAGAVANLLAALAAGVPVIVLHASFRVRDDLEGPSPDAAAENGKEDEASAVVEKKEDGDVEAGPTRRSMAAAPRSPK; this is translated from the coding sequence ATGGGTGCTGCCGGCGCGAtccggcgggcggcggcgtcgGTGGTCGACAGGGCGTGCGCGGGGGCGCGGGGCTTCCGCCGCGCGCTGGCGCGGTTCGCGCCGCGGCCCTCGGCGTTCGGCCCCGCCGCTGACGCGGAGGCCGCGGCGGTGCGCGCCGTGAGGAACCTCCGCACCTTCCGGTTCCACTACGCCGTCCTGCAGTGGGTGCTCCTGCTCGCGACCCTGGCGCCACGGCACCGGGCCTCCGTCGTCTTCCTCATGGCGGCGTCCAAGGGCCTCCTCGTCTACGGGGGCCTCCTCAGGGCGTTCCCCAACTCGGCGCTGCTCCGGAGGCTCCTCGACCGCCGCCTCGTGGCCGCGGTGTTCGTCGCGCTCGTGCTCGCGGACATCGTCGCCGCGGGCGCCGTCGCCAACCTCCTGGCCGCGCTCGCCGCGGGCGTCCCGGTCATCGTCCTCCACGCGTCCTTCCGCGTCCGGGACGACCTCGAGGGGCCCTCGCCGGACGCGGCAGCCGAGAACGGCAAGGAAGACGAGGCGTCCGCGGTCGTTGAGAAGAAGGAGGACGGCGACGTTGAGGCAGGGCCCACGCGGCGGTCCATGGCGGCGGCACCAAGATCGCCCAAATGA
- the LOC136540271 gene encoding LOW QUALITY PROTEIN: uncharacterized protein (The sequence of the model RefSeq protein was modified relative to this genomic sequence to represent the inferred CDS: deleted 2 bases in 2 codons): protein MAWHLLTVLIRLGRPAAPSELAAAAAPSISTRVVEQMCCLPRSPLWISDDGVVTPSETAVLAFLRFMGWDIPGPKVSLRPSEVRRCLGKASITYERKRQGSDARCFSAKRRRLLAPDADLVDQTEHQSCQLVAQTCTTVGTVATGEVHLEVMQKLKDRLPTLGTFLGEPSLGFSTAVTLAPSIAKITMLCLQPKLDQPLRGDNGTVIGNMSLALVPTGFSDCPCSVNLPPLDAEKSKSTNVEVDGKSNKISESEQVSLLNCRVEDSDDIQKESVLPMASHDVLVGESKNRADEDLNLVCKNHGSLINHNTKTADSIEAFDMILSQADGLQYNCLNDGHHQNAPSCVQEKNPLGASAYAEVFTDKTTQILFQPSMDNKAGSIAPQMNRNVQSETLPQETTRQDGMNMKNLNIVSENRDIRYLNHGEQSLNKAEVNVSKNGRDKLAVKQKEKCKKNEQPKEDQDHTAKTQKGHVAPKPLPAFKGFVIEEEEGSGGYGTVYRAQRTKDGKTFAIKCPHPNAHSHHVNNELKMLQRFGGKNCVIKYECSLKSGDLDCFVLEHVEHDRPEILKKDITLLELQWYGHCLFRALAGLHRQGVVHRDVKPGNFLFCRKQKRGYLIDFNLANDLHQKFLKNCKSDATSSGKDTTSQTLSTIAPVVHAKEPAADSKQPLPLKRKRSSRSPVDSGTAPKIDNKSRHGNQAADVSGVTSAKDPTSTKTSLDRLKQPMPYKGRKELMNFLHETMQSPKKSTMPTPVSHRKRIAAPFGSVDQKLFILTPMPLRSGGSAVAGSGMLNNKGHGKHRREGPCVGTKGFRAPEVLLRSFHQGCKVDVWSAGVTLLYLIIGRTPFGGDPEQNIKEIAKLKGSEELWEVAKLHNCESSYPSDLFDVKFPLCSVDLREWCAANTRRPDLLETIPNSFFNLVDKCLAVNPRCRLSSEDALRHEFFAPCHDSFRKLRMPRSAGSDAACSSSHQNTALTAKQS, encoded by the exons ATGGCCTGGCACCTCCTCACCGTGCTCATCCGCCTCGGCCGCCCCGCCGCCCCCTCGGaactcgccgccgccgcagcgcccTCCATCTCGACGCGCGTCGTCGAGCAGATGTGTTGCTTACCTAGGTCGCCACTATGGATCTCTGACGACGGCGTCGTGACGCCCTCCGAGACAGCCGTCCTGGCGTTTCTGAGGTTCATGGGGTGGGATATCCCGGGGCCTAAGGTGAGCCTGAGACCTTCGGAGGTGAGGCGGTGCTTGGGTAAGGCGTCGATTACGTATGAGCGTAAGCGGCAAGGGTCGGATGCAAGGTGCTTCAGCGCGAAGAGGCGCCGACTACTGGCACCGGACGCAG ATTTGGTGGACCAAACGGAGCATCAGTCGTGTCAGCTGGTTGCACAGACCTGTACTACGGTTGGGACGGTTGCTACTGGAGAG GTACATTTGGAGGTTATGCAAAAGTTGAAGGATAGGCTTCCCACTCTCGGCACATTTCTCGGTGAACCTTCCTTGGGGTTCTCAACTGCGGTTACTCTTGCTCCCAGTATTGCTAAAATTACCATGCTTTGTCTTCAGCCCAAACTTGACCAGCCTCTTAGAGGTGATAATGGCACAGTTATTGGGAACATGTCTTTAGCACTGGTGCCAACAGGTTTTTCAGATTGCCCTTGTTCTGTCAATCTTCCTCCACTGGATGCTGAGAAATCGAAAAGCACTAATGTGGAAGTTGATGGTAAAAGTAACAAGATTAGTGAATCTGAACAAGTTTCCTTACTTAACTGTAGAGTAGAGGATAGTGATGATATACAAAAAGAGTCTGTCCTTCCCATGGCCAGTCATGATGTTTTAGTTGGAGAAAGCAAAAATAGGGCTGATGAAGATCTAAATCTTGTTTGCAAAAATCATGGCAGTCTGATTAATCATAATACAAAAACAGCTGATAGTATTGAAGCATTTGATATGATTCTCAGCCAAGCAGATGGTCTACAATACAATTGCCTAAATGATGGGCATCATCAGAATGCCCCAAGTTGTGTTCAGGAAAAAAATCCACTTGGTGCTAGTGCATATGCAGAAGTTTTCACGGATAAGACAACGCAAATTTTGTTCCAGCCTTCTATGGACAACAAAGCTGGATCTATAGCACCTCAAATGAACAGAAATGTTCAATCTGAAACATTACCGCAAGAAACTACAAGGCAAGATGGCATGAACATGAAGAACCTGAATATTGTTTCTGAAAATAGAGACATCAGATATCTAAATCATGGAGAGCAGTCCTTGAACAAGGCGGAGGTCAATGTATCTAAGAATGGGCGGGATAAATTGGCTGTGAAGCAAAAGGAGAAGTGCAAGAAAAATGAACAGCCAAAAGAAGATCAGGACCACACAGCAAAGACTCAAAAG GGTCATGTAGCACCAAAACCACTTCCTGCCTTCAAGGGTTTTGTCATAGAAGAGGAGGAAGGGTCTG GAGGTTATGGGACTGTTTATAGGGCTCAGAGGACAAAAGATGGAAAGACATTCGCTATAAAAT GTCCTCACCCAAATGCTCATTCACATCATGTTAACAATGAACTAAAGATGCTGCAGCGTTTTGG AGGCAAAAATTGTgtgattaaatatgaatgctCTTTGAAAAGTGGTGACCTAGACTGTTTTGTTCTAGAACATGTTGAGCATGACAGACCAGAG ATTTTGAAAAAGGACATAACCTTGCTTGAGCTGCAGTGGTATGGGCACTGTCTTTTCAGAGCTCTTGCAGGCTTACATAGACAG GGGGTAGTGCATAGAGATGTCAAACCTGGAAACTTCCTTTTCTGTCGCAAACAGAAAAGGGGGTATCTTATTGACTTTAACCTGGCAAAT GATCTCCACCAAAAGTTCTTGAAAAACT GTAAATCTGATGCAACTTCAAGTGGGAAGGATACCACATCTCAAACTCTATCAACTATTGCCCCAGTAGTTCATGCCAAAGAACCAGCTGCTGATTCAAAGCAACCTCTTCCTTTGAAGAGGAAAAGATCTAGTAGAAGCCCAGTGGATAGTGGCACA GCACCTAAGATTGACAATAAAAGTAGGCATGGTAACCAAGCTGCAGATGTATCTGGTGTAACATCTGCT AAGGATCCTACAAGCACTAAAACATCATTAGATAGGTTAAAGCAGCCAATGCCTTACAAAGGGCGAAAAGAACTAATGAACTTCTTACATGAAACAATGCAAAGTCCAAAGAAAAGTACTATGCCTACTCCTGTTTCCCACAGGAAGAGGATTGCTGCCCCTTTTGGTAGTGTGGATCAAAAGCTCTTTATACTGACGCCAATGCCCCTGCGTTCTGGTGGTAGTGCTGTTGCTGGTTCTGGCATGTTAAACAACAAAG GACATGGAAAACATCGAAGAGAAGGTCCATGTGTTGGAACTAAAGGATTCCGGGCTCCAGAG GTTCTCCTTAGGTCCTTCCACCAGGGTTGTAAAGTTGATGTCTGGTCGGCTGGCGTGACGCTCTTGTACTTGATAATTGGCAGAACGCCTTTTGGTGGAGATCCTGAACA GAATATCAAGGAAATAGCGAAGCTGAAAGGCAGTGAAGAACTATGGGAAGTAGCGAAATTGCACAACTGTGAATCTTCGTACCCATCC GATCTCTTTGATGTCAAATTTCCGTTGTGCTCGGTGGATCTAAGGGAGTGGTGTGCAGCCAACACACGCAGGCCAGATTTACTCGAGACGATACCTAACTCCTTTTTTAATCTTGTGGACAAATGTTTGGCCGTCAACCCCAGGTGCAGGCTCTCATCAGAGGACGCGCTCAGGCATGAATTCTTTGCTCCATGCCACGATAGCTTCAGGAAGCTCAGGATGCCGAGATCAGCTGGTTCTGATGCTGCATGTTCATCGTCTCACCAGAACACAGCACTTACAGCAAAACAATCATAG
- the LOC136492823 gene encoding transcription factor MYBS2-like isoform X1, whose protein sequence is MEEQVRETTMTPVVLRLFGVDVRRGDGGEPEELPMDLKKSSSMPNLIIHQPLLSPGEAGDGKGYASDDSELASGQQKRRRRKAQERKKGIPWTEEEHRKFLDGLRNLGKGDWRGISKGFVTTRTATQVASHAQKYFLRQTNPGKKKRRASLFDVGIADYSYNDDQLPSPQRSIATKPALTQEIIHTDRGDVPYRGFGEILGNNMQVNQPTAYYYFKKDPNVHLETSLSMASGLETTSSANGLELSIMAVNSLELSIAPPAWCGCGGPAGAIKVL, encoded by the exons AtggaggagcaggtgagggagacGACGATGACGCCGGTGGTCCTCAGGCTGTTCGGCGTGGATGTCCGCAGGGGCGACGGCGGGGAACCGGAGGAGTTACCGATGGACCTCAAGAAGAGCTCCAGCATGCCCAACCTCATCATCCACCAGCCGCTGCTGTCGCCGGGGGAGGCCGGAGACGGCAAGGGGTACGCCTCCGACGACTCGGAGCTGGCGTCCGGCCAGCAGAAGCGCCGCCGCCGCAAGGCCCAGGAGAGGAAGAAAG GAATTCCATGGACCGAGGAGGAGCACAGGAAATTCCTGGACGGGCTAAGGAATCTGGGCAAGGGGGACTGGAGGGGCATCTCCAAGGGCTTCGTCACCACCAGGACGGCGACGCAGGTGGCCAGCCACGCCCAGAAGTACTTCCTCCGGCAGACCAACCCCGgcaagaagaagcgccgggcgAGCCTCTTCGACGTCGGCATCGCTGACTACAGCTACAACGATGATCAG CTGCCAAGCCCTCAGAGAAGCATTGCTACCAAGCCGGCTCTTACGCAGGAGATAATTCACACCGACCGTGGCGATGTGCCCTATAGAGGCTTCGGGGAGATTTTAGGCAATAACATGCAG GTTAATCAACCCACTGCTTATTACTATTTCAAGAAGGATCCAAATGTTCACTTGGAGACATCGCTCTCCATGGCCTCCGGCCTGGAAACAACCTCATCCGCCAACGGCCTGGAGCTCAGCATCATGGCCGTCAACAGTCTGGAGCTCAGCATCGCGCCCCCTGCTTGGTGCGGCTGCGGTGGCCCGGCAGGGGCCATCAAAGTCCTGTGA
- the LOC136492823 gene encoding transcription factor MYBS2-like isoform X3: MEEQVRETTMTPVVLRLFGVDVRRGDGGEPEELPMDLKKSSSMPNLIIHQPLLSPGEAGDGKGYASDDSELASGQQKRRRRKAQERKKGIPWTEEEHRKFLDGLRNLGKGDWRGISKGFVTTRTATQVASHAQKYFLRQTNPGKKKRRASLFDVGIADYSYNDDQLPSPQRSIATKPALTQEIIHTDRGDVPYRGFGEILGNNMQDPNVHLETSLSMASGLETTSSANGLELSIMAVNSLELSIAPPAWCGCGGPAGAIKVL; the protein is encoded by the exons AtggaggagcaggtgagggagacGACGATGACGCCGGTGGTCCTCAGGCTGTTCGGCGTGGATGTCCGCAGGGGCGACGGCGGGGAACCGGAGGAGTTACCGATGGACCTCAAGAAGAGCTCCAGCATGCCCAACCTCATCATCCACCAGCCGCTGCTGTCGCCGGGGGAGGCCGGAGACGGCAAGGGGTACGCCTCCGACGACTCGGAGCTGGCGTCCGGCCAGCAGAAGCGCCGCCGCCGCAAGGCCCAGGAGAGGAAGAAAG GAATTCCATGGACCGAGGAGGAGCACAGGAAATTCCTGGACGGGCTAAGGAATCTGGGCAAGGGGGACTGGAGGGGCATCTCCAAGGGCTTCGTCACCACCAGGACGGCGACGCAGGTGGCCAGCCACGCCCAGAAGTACTTCCTCCGGCAGACCAACCCCGgcaagaagaagcgccgggcgAGCCTCTTCGACGTCGGCATCGCTGACTACAGCTACAACGATGATCAG CTGCCAAGCCCTCAGAGAAGCATTGCTACCAAGCCGGCTCTTACGCAGGAGATAATTCACACCGACCGTGGCGATGTGCCCTATAGAGGCTTCGGGGAGATTTTAGGCAATAACATGCAG GATCCAAATGTTCACTTGGAGACATCGCTCTCCATGGCCTCCGGCCTGGAAACAACCTCATCCGCCAACGGCCTGGAGCTCAGCATCATGGCCGTCAACAGTCTGGAGCTCAGCATCGCGCCCCCTGCTTGGTGCGGCTGCGGTGGCCCGGCAGGGGCCATCAAAGTCCTGTGA
- the LOC136492810 gene encoding uncharacterized protein isoform X2 — MGQAILRPFLDASFVVSPVACPCWIGSSCDCPARIKPKRRYECDCNCKLQSATSPSSCPPVAGVRRPSSMSSPRERRLPPPAFRMENPFSVKVLQVFTGFGVGCGVGIGVGRPIYLGIALKPRVLHGIRSSIEEIMSKLTSKLKDTPEMPSSSNPMAHSLSSNQQTHNGMSMDLEAKTAESNLNHTSSYEMSRVQSTQPEALTASRTEKVIANFLQSPLFQNDTKMDFRDAPGNLHGMDSVLQLVLKHQKVIEELREENENLCQILIEELKVSPTKLQIGHKTGVKAYYPCSDCFECRRRSRKTTR, encoded by the exons ATGGGCCAGGCCATCTTGCGGCCTTTCCTGGATGCTTCGTTCGTCGTCTCTCCCGTTGCCTGCCCTTGTTGGATTGGATCAAGCTGTGACTGTCCAGCCCGGATTAAGCCCAAGCGACGATACGAATGCGATTGCAATTGCAAGTTGCAGTCCGCAACCTCCCCCTCCTCCTGCCCTCCTGTCGCCGGCGTCCGTCGCCCGTCGTCGATGTCGAGCCCCCGGGAGCGGAGGCTTCCGCCGCCCGCGTTCCGGATGGAGAACCCCTTCAGCGTGAAGGTGCTGCAGGTCTTCACCGGATTCGGCGTCGGATGCGGCGTCGGCATCGGCGTCGGACGACCCATCTACCTAG GAATCGCATTGAAGCCACGAGTGCTTCATGGAATTCGGTCATCTATTGAG GAGATTATGTCTAAATTGACGTCAAAGCTAAAAGATACCCCTGAGATGCCGTCTTCATCAAATCCTATGGCTCATTCTTTGTCTAGCAATCAACAAACTCACAATGGCATGTCCATGGATCTAGAGGCTAAGACTGCAGAAAGTAATTTGAACCACACTTCAAGTTATGAAATGTCAAGAGTACAATCTACTCAACCAGAAGCATTGACTGCGAGTCGAACTGAAAAGGTCATTGCCAATTTTCTACAGAGTCCACTGTTCCAGAATGATACAAAGATGGACTTCAGAGATGCT CCTGGAAATTTACACGGAATGGATAGTGTACTTCAGCTG GTACTGAAGCACCAAAAGGTTATTGAGGAACTGCGGGAGGAAAATGAAAATCTGTGTCAGATTCTCATAGAGGAGCTTAAGGTTTCACCAACCAAATTACAAATAGGTCATAAAACTGGAGTGAAGGCCTACTATCCATGCTCGGACTGCTTTGAATGCCGCCGCAGAAGTCGGAAAACAACCAGATAG
- the LOC136492810 gene encoding uncharacterized protein isoform X1 — translation MSSPRERRLPPPAFRMENPFSVKVLQVFTGFGVGCGVGIGVGRPIYLGMIPGLQQVMSATRGATDAFSGVTRHVNSVLRTAGLKNIEAGIGCGVGIGHGFGIGIALKPRVLHGIRSSIEEIMSKLTSKLKDTPEMPSSSNPMAHSLSSNQQTHNGMSMDLEAKTAESNLNHTSSYEMSRVQSTQPEALTASRTEKVIANFLQSPLFQNDTKMDFRDAPGNLHGMDSVLQLVLKHQKVIEELREENENLCQILIEELKVSPTKLQIGHKTGVKAYYPCSDCFECRRRSRKTTR, via the exons ATGTCGAGCCCCCGGGAGCGGAGGCTTCCGCCGCCCGCGTTCCGGATGGAGAACCCCTTCAGCGTGAAGGTGCTGCAGGTCTTCACCGGATTCGGCGTCGGATGCGGCGTCGGCATCGGCGTCGGACGACCCATCTACCTAG GTATGATACCTGGGCTTCAGCAAGTTATGAGTGCTACAAGAGGAGCAACAGATGCTTTTTCTGGTGTCACAAGGCATGTCAATTCCGTG CTAAGGACGGCCGGGTTAAAGAACATCGAAGCTGGGATTGGCTGCGGAGTTGGTATAGGCCATGGTTTTGGAATAG GAATCGCATTGAAGCCACGAGTGCTTCATGGAATTCGGTCATCTATTGAG GAGATTATGTCTAAATTGACGTCAAAGCTAAAAGATACCCCTGAGATGCCGTCTTCATCAAATCCTATGGCTCATTCTTTGTCTAGCAATCAACAAACTCACAATGGCATGTCCATGGATCTAGAGGCTAAGACTGCAGAAAGTAATTTGAACCACACTTCAAGTTATGAAATGTCAAGAGTACAATCTACTCAACCAGAAGCATTGACTGCGAGTCGAACTGAAAAGGTCATTGCCAATTTTCTACAGAGTCCACTGTTCCAGAATGATACAAAGATGGACTTCAGAGATGCT CCTGGAAATTTACACGGAATGGATAGTGTACTTCAGCTG GTACTGAAGCACCAAAAGGTTATTGAGGAACTGCGGGAGGAAAATGAAAATCTGTGTCAGATTCTCATAGAGGAGCTTAAGGTTTCACCAACCAAATTACAAATAGGTCATAAAACTGGAGTGAAGGCCTACTATCCATGCTCGGACTGCTTTGAATGCCGCCGCAGAAGTCGGAAAACAACCAGATAG
- the LOC136492823 gene encoding transcription factor MYBS2-like isoform X2 codes for MEEQVRETTMTPVVLRLFGVDVRRGDGGEPEELPMDLKKSSSMPNLIIHQPLLSPGEAGDGKGYASDDSELASGQQKRRRRKAQERKKGIPWTEEEHRKFLDGLRNLGKGDWRGISKGFVTTRTATQVASHAQKYFLRQTNPGKKKRRASLFDVGIADYSYNDDQLPSPQRSIATKPALTQEIIHTDRGDVPYRGFGEILGNNMQKDPNVHLETSLSMASGLETTSSANGLELSIMAVNSLELSIAPPAWCGCGGPAGAIKVL; via the exons AtggaggagcaggtgagggagacGACGATGACGCCGGTGGTCCTCAGGCTGTTCGGCGTGGATGTCCGCAGGGGCGACGGCGGGGAACCGGAGGAGTTACCGATGGACCTCAAGAAGAGCTCCAGCATGCCCAACCTCATCATCCACCAGCCGCTGCTGTCGCCGGGGGAGGCCGGAGACGGCAAGGGGTACGCCTCCGACGACTCGGAGCTGGCGTCCGGCCAGCAGAAGCGCCGCCGCCGCAAGGCCCAGGAGAGGAAGAAAG GAATTCCATGGACCGAGGAGGAGCACAGGAAATTCCTGGACGGGCTAAGGAATCTGGGCAAGGGGGACTGGAGGGGCATCTCCAAGGGCTTCGTCACCACCAGGACGGCGACGCAGGTGGCCAGCCACGCCCAGAAGTACTTCCTCCGGCAGACCAACCCCGgcaagaagaagcgccgggcgAGCCTCTTCGACGTCGGCATCGCTGACTACAGCTACAACGATGATCAG CTGCCAAGCCCTCAGAGAAGCATTGCTACCAAGCCGGCTCTTACGCAGGAGATAATTCACACCGACCGTGGCGATGTGCCCTATAGAGGCTTCGGGGAGATTTTAGGCAATAACATGCAG AAGGATCCAAATGTTCACTTGGAGACATCGCTCTCCATGGCCTCCGGCCTGGAAACAACCTCATCCGCCAACGGCCTGGAGCTCAGCATCATGGCCGTCAACAGTCTGGAGCTCAGCATCGCGCCCCCTGCTTGGTGCGGCTGCGGTGGCCCGGCAGGGGCCATCAAAGTCCTGTGA